In Canis lupus dingo isolate Sandy chromosome 25, ASM325472v2, whole genome shotgun sequence, the genomic window CATGGGTAGCGTCAGTAGCCTCATCTCTGGCCACAGCTTCCACGGCAAGCACTGCCGGGCTTCGCGGTACAAGTTGGGCAAGTCCTCCCATCTCAAGAAACTCAATCGGTATTCAGATGGGCTGCTGAGATTTGGCTTCTCCCAGGACTCGGGCCATGGCAAGTCCAGCTCCAAAATGGGAAAGAGTGAAGACTTCTTCTACATCAAGGTCAGCCAGAAAGCCCGGGGCTCCCACCACCCAGATTATACTGCACTGTCTAGTGGGGACATAGGCGGCCAGGCTGGGGTGGACTTTGGCCCGTCCACCCCGCCCACGCTTATGCCCTTCTCCAATCAGCTAGAAATGGTAAGCAAAGGGTCTCTGGTAAGGGCGGGTGGGTTGGAAAACCAAGGAAGAGCAAAATGGGGGTGAAGagaatggaggcagggaggggaataGAGGCAATGATACTAAAATGCAAACCTCCAAGAAGCCAGAGCAGTGGTGGTGAGGGCACTACCCTACACTACTGAAGTTACACTACAGAGATCTAAGGctggatgaggaaattgaagtgtTGGTCAGTCCCCTAATCTGGAAGCCTTGGGTGAGCCCCAAGCAAAGAGCAAAGGGGCAACGAAAGCCTTTCTGAGCTCTACTGGAATATAACTCTGAATTGTCAAAACGGGACCAAGAGCAGCATTTTCACGTGCATGGCAAGGGGAAGGAGCTCTGTTATCTCTGGAAAAGCCAGAGATGGAGGGTCCACTTGGAGAGAGCGAGCAGCTTCTCTGAGAGCCGTCTCCTAGAGGTGGGCTTTTCCCTCACTCACAAGCCAGGCCTTGGAAATGTCTTTGGCTGGATAAGAACTGAGTTTGTTATCATCAATTTAGCAGGGATGAGGTTAAAAGAGCCCTACAGACTCAGAAATCCAACCCTTGTGCCACCTCAGGCTCTCAGGGGTCCCATGAGCGGACCGGAAAACAATTTTCCTAGTTAATCCTCTCCCCCCACATGGGGAGATGAATCCATGGCTTTTGATACTAGGAAATGACTCCCTTAGTTTGCATAGAACTTTAAGTTTTTCAAATTAAAGGGCTTGTAGACTGTAGTGTACTCTCCCTGTGAAATGACAGTTTTCAGAAAAGGATTGTTATTCCAAGGGATCCTTACAACCCTTCAATACTAGTCACAGCCAGTTTTCTTGCTCGTGGCCTACTAGAAGGGACAGTGAAAGTGAAGAAGGGATTGACCTCTATGAGGACATCATGCTCTTCCAGTCTAATGTCCTTACCCTACAGCACACAGAGACCCAGAGTCAGAGCCCTGGCCCAGCCATGGTTCATCTCAGCCACTGAACCTAAAAATGCTGTTCATCATCTCAGGAGGGCCAGGACAAGCTCGTGACTGGTTGGTAGTTTATAAAACAAAGTGCCTCAGGGATCCTTTAGGATATCCCCTAGCCACAAAGGAATGTTTCCTTCTTAAGAGGGACTCCGAATATTTGGCTGCTTCAGGTGAGGCTGCCTATCACTATGGCCAAGAACGATGCCCTTTGGCAGGCACAAATACCCAGACAAGGGAAGGGAAGGTGAAAGGGGAGTTGAAGGGAGATATGGGATCAATATGGCTGTTTTCTTCACCAGGGCTCAGAGAAGGGTGCAGTGAGGCCCACGGCATTCAAGCCTGTGCTGCCACGGTCAGGAGCCATCCTCCACTCATCCCCTGAAAGCGCCAGCCACCAGCTGCACCCTGCCCCTCCAGACAAGCCCAAGGAACAGGAGCCAAAGCCCAGCCTGTGCTCTGGAGCACTGTCTGACTCTGGCCGGAACTCCATGTCCAGCCTGCCCACacacagcaccagcagcagctaCCAGTTGGACCCGCTGGTTACACCGGTGGGGCCCACCAGCCGTTTTGGGGGCTCAGCCCACAACATCACCCAGGGCATCATCCTCCAGGACAGCAACATGATGAGCCTGAaggctctgtctttctctgatggggGTAGCAAGCTGGCCCACCCAAGCAAGGCAGACAAGGGTTCCTCATGTGTCCGTTCCCCCATCTCCACAGACGAGTGCACCATCCAGGAGCTTGAGCAGAAGCTGCTGGAGAGAGAAGGTGAGCTCCAGAAGCTGCAGCGCAGCCTTGAGGAGAAGGAGCTGGCGTCCAGTCAGGCCTATGAAGAGCGGCCGTGGCGCTGCAAGGAGGAGCTGGAGGGCCTGGAGCAGAAGTGCAGCAAGTTGAAGCAAGCCTCACAGAAGAGCCAGCGCACGCAGCAGGTGCTGCACCTCCAGGTGCTCCAGCTCCAGCAGGAAAAGCggcagctccggcaggaacttgAGAGCCTCATGAAGGAGCAGGACCTGCTGGAGACCAAGCTCAGGTCCTATGAGAAGGAGAAGACCAGCTTCGCCCCCGCGCTGGAAGAGACGCAGTGGGAGGTGAGGCTTTACAGGGTGGGCTTGGGGTGGTCAGGCGTCTGATGCCAGTCCCTGGTTCTCTAGGTCCTAGGCCATGGTGTGCGAACACAAATTGCCCAGGCAAAGTGAGCCAAAGCACCAGCCTTGGAACCCAAAGAAGGAGCTCCATGGTAAACCATGTTGGGGATACAATTAGTGTGAGTTTCCTACTCTCTCCTACCTCTGGGCCTCTTGGCCTCCAGAATTGAATTGACTGAGTCATTGACTGAGAAGCTGGTACCAGGAAAACAGAGGCCTCACTGGGCAATCCAAGTGCCAACCCACTTCATCTGTTTGCAGGAGGCTCAAAAGAAGACTCCCACCCTGGAAAGGAACTGAGGAGGCGTTGTATCTGGTTAGACCCTCGCCAGCCCCAGGTCCGAGTGACCCATCCTCAGTAGCACTGCTGCCTATTTGCACTGGAGCGTTCTGTATTTACTCTAGAAATTAGAGTGACAAGCGTTATCAGGAGTAGAGGGAAAGGATCCTCTCTATGACAGGGATGAACAGGGGACTGCACACGTGAGAGGAGAGAGTCCCTTGTGTTTGCCAGGTCTCCCAAAGAGGAGGGGATGCTGGCCATGGGAGCAGTGCCTTTCCTCTTTCCCACTGATGTTGGCACAGCAGACCCCACCCCAGCCATAGTTTCTCAGCCagggctcagagacacaggctagTCCCAGCACTAAGCATCCATCCTTACTGCCTAATCCCCAACTAAGCCGGGCATTGCTGTGACCTCATCCCGGATTGTCCAGTCAGGCTAtataacaaaacaataaataaaataaatatttatagtagcacgtaaatgtattataaacatttagaataataatttatcgagtgtttattttttaataataaatttatttttcaagccCTTAGTTCtcccatttaatccttataataaccctatgaagtaggtgcTATTACTAATCTATAATTTAgtaagggaaactgaggcacagaaaggttataGTAGCAAATAGCTACTTAAATGAAGTCACCGCATAATAGGCatcagagccaggatttgatCCTAACAGTTTGGCTCCAGAGTTCACATGTTTAATTACTACTCCCTATTGCCACAAGACTAATGTAGTTTATCACCAGGACCAGCCCAGCCGATCGTATCATATATTGTCCAGCTAGGATTCAAAGGCAGGCCCATGCGTCAACCAGAACTCTGTGTTGCTCCCTCCATGAAACGAATACAGGCTTGGTCTTAGGAAGGCATTTCTTGGTCCCACACAAGCATTGTAAGTGGGGCTCTACATTGCTTCATAAGTGGTTTATGAGAACAAGGGGTTCGGATTAGTACTGTGAGTGGAGAAGTGAGGAGAAATTAGGTGGCTTCTGGTCTTGATCCAAGAATCCATTCTATAGAGGCCCAGGCCCTGACCTTCATTCTGTCCAGCTTTCCCACAGGCTGGCAGGAAACACCCTTGTGACACAGTCGGCCAGACTGGTCTTGATCTTCTTTTGAGCCACCCGTGACCCCAAATGGTCAAGACCCTGAAGACACAGGATCTGGATCACATGGATCTGAATCAGTGCCTTTGGTTTTGTCTGGCCAACTTTTGAAGAGAAATGAGGATCGAGAGGGTGGAGGGGTGAGGCCGGGGGAGAACATAGCTCTCCATTTGGCAGATCTGAATTGAACACTCTGAATGTGTTGCTAGTCATCGGAGTGCGGCAGTTAATGACCAAAAATAGTCTTTATCCCggtagggagggagaggagcTGGGTGTGTGCAGGGATGAGGTCAGAGCATGTGGGCACAAACATGAATGGTGGAAGTCTGGCAGACATGGAAATAATATCATTTACGTTAAGTGTGAACGATGGATCTACCAGTAATGATCACTGATTGACATATAACCGTGGGTTGGGGTCCAGATTGAGATTTAGACTCTGATTTGAGACTGAGGCAGGCCTATGGATGGACCAAGTCAGGCTGCAGAATGCAAGGAACCCCGGAGAGGGGCTGTGCCTTCATGGGTCAGACCCAGACCATCATGCTCTTGAGATACTGGGTCAGGACCAGCCTAGTTCTTTGGGCGGTTAAGATGGGACTTGGCCCAGGTAAGGACCTCTTCTTACCTCTTAGCACTCTGTCTTCTCCTCTCCCCAACCCTTGGCAGGTGTGCCAGAAGTCAGGTGAAATCTCTCTCCTGAAGCAGCAGTTGAAGGAGTCCCAGACAGAGATCAATACCAAGGCTAGTGAGATCCTCAGTCTGAAGGCGCAGCTGAAGGACACCCGGGGCAAACTGGAGGGCATGGAGCTGAAGACGCAGGATTTGGAGAGTGCCCTGCGCACCAAGGGCCTAGAGCTGGAAGTCTGCGAGAACGAGCTACAGCGCAAGAAAAACGAGTCTGAGCTTCTCCGAGAGAAGGTGAACCTGCTGGAGCAGGAGCTGCTGGAGCTGCGGGCCCAGGCGGCCCTACAGCGAGAGGCCGTGTCtctggggccggggctggggccggggctggggcctgggcctgggcctgcctTCTCTGAGGACATCCCCGCCCTGCAGCGGGAGCTGGAGCGGCTGCGTGCAGAGCTGAAGGAGGAGCGGCAAGGCCATGACCAGATGTCTTCGGGCTTCCAGCACGAGCGGCTGGtgtggaaggaggagaaggagaaggtgaTCCAGTACCAGAAGCAGTTACAGCAGAGCTACCTGGCCATGTACCAGCGGAACCAGCGCCTGGAGAAGGCTCTGCAGCACCTGGCCCGCGAGGACGGTGCAGGGGAGGCCTTTGAAATTGACCTTGAAGGGGCCGACATCCCCTATGAGGACATCATAGCCACTGAGATCtgaggggctccctgggaggggggggggtgagggatCTGGCGTTGGGGGGCAGAGGTACCGAGCCTGTCAAGGagggctcctctccccactcccctgctcAGTAACTCAGGCCTCTGAGAGGCCTTCTCCGAGGCACAGGCCTGAGACTctccaggggaggggagaggagaagaaagactGCTACAGGATCTTGCCAGCCCTTGGCCACATTCCAGCACTTACCATCCCTGCAGCCCGCCAGGCCTCTGGCCGTCCTAAGAGATGGGTCCAGGGATCTCCGTCATTTGCTGAAGAGATCTCTAAACCCtgctctttgtttaaaaaaaaaaacaaaatccctagACCCTCTCCCAGGAATGGTGGTAACTGCTGTACTGGCCGATGGCCACCCCAGGACAGAAGCTTCCCTTCTGCTTCTTCCCACAAccgcttttttatttttttgcccctGGACACGCTGGGATGCCTTGAGAGTCGAACGAAGCCATCTATGATCAAAAACCTTGGAACCTGAcggggtcataacctgagctatTTTTCTCTGGCCTCAGAGCTGTAGGGGTTCGGTTCTGGTGTGGAGAACCTGGCTTAGCAGCATCAGAGCTGTCTCAGCCCTGGAAAGCCacaagaaaggaagggaaatcttggggcagcccaggcaTGTCTGGGTTCAGCAAAGCCCAGAGGGAGTCAGAGTCAGGTGGTAATGGCCAGACCCTGCGGGGCCCTGCTAACTGGAGGCAGGCCACCCCTTGGACAGCTGGTAGCCTTTGACCTCAGTGACCACTCTTCTTAAAGCCATAGACACTGAGGCCCCGGGAGGGGGAAGATTGAAGGTGCTGTGACACAGGGAGGGGCTTTACAAGTGTCCCCAGGGGAGCCTCCGGATCTTTCCGCCTAGGGCTAGAGATAGGGGTTTCTCCACCTGGTTTAAATGGGCCAGTGGCTACCCTGAACTCTCTTTCTTCTCAAAAATCCAGCCTTTTCTGGATCcagaataatttatatacaacTAAAATGTTCAGGGATGATCTGACATTTCCCTCCTTTGCCCGTGGCTCAGTTTCATGGCACACCCTTTCCCCTTGGGGTTGCCAGTACTGAGCTCACACAAGACTCCTTACGGGTCAGGAGTGTGGTGGGCCAGAGCCCCAGGCGAGGACAAGAGACACAGAGCAGCCTTAGGAACCGTCCCATGGCCCCTGGctagcctccctctgcctgggccccaCAGGAGTCCCCAGCTGTAAAGAATCCAGAGAGCTTCAGTTTGCAGGGGGCTGGGCCAGTGCTTGGGAGAGGCTGGGGTTTCTCTTCTGAAGATGTGCgagctggaggaagagagaatggtgGAGTTTCTTAGTTGCTTggttcagagggaaaaaaaaaaattttttttttttttttggtcttctttctttttttctttcttgtcttttcagaAGCAAGCCAGATCTAGCAGGCAGCCAGAACTGTTCCATGTTCTATTTTTGACTCAAGCTACAGCTGTTGTTCTTTCTTAGGACAGCCAAGCCTTGCTGGATTCCTGAGCTTCATGCCTGCTTGCTGAGAGGGGTTCACTGAGGTAGGAGGGATGAGAGAGTCTGGGTGTTGAGCAGTCTGAGGCCAAACCCCCTGGTTCTGCCTCCCTGACCACAGTCCTTACAGGACCCAGAGCTGGAGTGGGAGCTGCTGCTTgtcaccctccaccccctgccactgccctgctcccaccccatATTCCTCGAGGGCCACCACAGTCTCTCTCCCTGAGTCGGGGCTAAGGGCAGGGTCATCTTCCCTGCAGTtggctctgccttctgctccctgggGTCAAGCTGTGTCCATGACAGAGGAGTTTTTTTGGAATTTCAAGCCATTGGTCTTAGTTATAGGCTAGATTTAGACCTGAAATGGATAGGCTACAGCCCCCTTCCTGCTTGGAGGGCAGCACCCTCCACTGGGCACAGTGCAGACCCTCAAGTCAAAGACGTCCCATTCCCTGTGCCACGCTGTTAGAAGGCGGCAGAGGGGATGGTAAATGAGCCTTCCACTGGGAAGGCACTTTGAGACCAGAACAAAGCAGGTGACTCCATACAGTTTACACAGAGTTTTATTCCGGATAACTTACTGACAGGGAGAATCAGGTGGAGGGTGATCCCGATGCTACATGCTCCACAAAATCTAGACCCTTAGTCTACAGATATTATAAGGCTAGGGGACACTATAGTGAGATCAGAGGATTTGCGTGCACCTCAAAGGGCTTGCTTGCACCTAGTTGACAGCTAACCTTTAATTAGATCTGTGGCACCACCTGTGTGTCAGGAAAGGAAAGACTATGTTCTCTCTAACAGATTCATGAGGGGCCAAAACAAGCCTCCCTTAATCCCAGCCTGCGAAGGCCTTTCTGAGGTATGCACGTTAACCTCCAAGGGACCCAGAACACATAGCGCCAGGGGAGGTCATCGAGTGAACACGAGCAAGATGGAGAGCCAAAGATAGAGTCCGCATTGTCAGCACTCCTACACACAGCCCTCACTCCCTCTATTTCCACCAGCCTGTGCCTTGTTGGAGTCCTTTCTCCCACTGAGACTGCCATGAGATAAAGGGGTTGCTGTTCCCTCCGCAGGCTGGAGATGCCCCACTACTCCCACCCCTAAAGAGCAGCCAAAAGCCCAGTGCCCTGCCCTTAAGACCTTGGGGTGCTAAGCCCAAGGGAAGACACTCAGGGGCAAGGTCTGTGCTCCACCATGGTGTGACCATACCAAGCACTCTGACTCCTTGCCTAAGGCCAACCCACggatgccccccaccccgggagggGGCAACTGAAGGCCCCAGGGTGACCCACGGTGGCACCAGAGTGCAACAGGGTCCTGTAACCTAGTGACCTTACCGCCATGtgacttttcttcccttccctatgGAAAAACATCCTCACTATTCCTGGACCATGCCAAACTCAGCCTTTCCGGAAGGAGGCTCTGAACAACAGAGGCTGAGCGGGGACTGGGAAGTCAGATGTCAGGGGCTTCAGAGCATATGGCCTGGCCCAGGGCCAGCCAGCATGAGCCTGCTGCCCCTCGCTCTGAATGCTCCTGCTGGcatgcttgctcactcactcAGATGAACCTGCTCTGCTCTTCCAAAGGATGCCTGGCCTGAAAATGCTCGGGCTGCCTACGAAGAGAGAGCAGCATCCGGGACCACCTCACCGAGAAGGGGACTCTGCCTCCTGGCCTTGCAAGGACCAGACTCTCAGGGCTCCCCCTGGGGATATGTCTCCTGGCTGCTGTGTCATTCA contains:
- the LZTS1 gene encoding leucine zipper putative tumor suppressor 1, which encodes MGSVSSLISGHSFHGKHCRASRYKLGKSSHLKKLNRYSDGLLRFGFSQDSGHGKSSSKMGKSEDFFYIKVSQKARGSHHPDYTALSSGDIGGQAGVDFGPSTPPTLMPFSNQLEMGSEKGAVRPTAFKPVLPRSGAILHSSPESASHQLHPAPPDKPKEQEPKPSLCSGALSDSGRNSMSSLPTHSTSSSYQLDPLVTPVGPTSRFGGSAHNITQGIILQDSNMMSLKALSFSDGGSKLAHPSKADKGSSCVRSPISTDECTIQELEQKLLEREGELQKLQRSLEEKELASSQAYEERPWRCKEELEGLEQKCSKLKQASQKSQRTQQVLHLQVLQLQQEKRQLRQELESLMKEQDLLETKLRSYEKEKTSFAPALEETQWEVCQKSGEISLLKQQLKESQTEINTKASEILSLKAQLKDTRGKLEGMELKTQDLESALRTKGLELEVCENELQRKKNESELLREKVNLLEQELLELRAQAALQREAVSLGPGLGPGLGPGPGPAFSEDIPALQRELERLRAELKEERQGHDQMSSGFQHERLVWKEEKEKVIQYQKQLQQSYLAMYQRNQRLEKALQHLAREDGAGEAFEIDLEGADIPYEDIIATEI